The Pseudomonas sp. HOU2 DNA window GATGGATCGAGGAAATCGCCACGATCGACGCCGCCACTTTCATCTTCAGCGACGAGGAATCCATGGTGCCCAGCCAGCTGAGCTTCTCTTTGCCTTCGTCGATGTTCAGCTCGGACACGAAGTTTTCGTACCCGGAAATCATCACCATCACCAGCAGGCCGCCCACCAGCGCCATGTCGATCAGCGACAGCAGCACCAGGATCAGATCCGATTCGGCCATGGAGAACACGTTGGGAATGACGTGAAACACTTCCTGGAAGAATTTCAATGCCAGCGCCAGCAGCCCGAGGGACAGCCCGATATAGATCGGCGCCAGCAGCCAGCGCGTGGCGTACATTGCATTTTCGATAAAGCGTTCCATTGACTCTCACACAATAAGGATTGAAATCGGCGGCGAGTATACCAGCCGCCCGTGACGACCAGAAACCGCCCGGCTCGCACCTCCAATCACTGCAACCTGCGTGTGTAGGTGATTTTTTTTCTGCTACTGTCCAAACCATTGACCGCCTAGCGAAAGTGGACAGGACGACTGGAAATGGATGTGCGATTACCGTTGACGACTGCCGGAATTTGCCTCGCTCTGCTGCTGGGTGGCTGCTCGCCCGGCGAAGAGAAAAAACCCTCGGTCAGCCTCGACGCGAAGACGGCAACCTTCGAACACTCACTGGACGCCATTACCGACCCGAAACTCAAGGACGCCGTAACCGAACTCGGCGGTTCGCTGCTGCTGCTCGAACGCGCGCAGCTCAAGCTCGACAGCACCCCGCTGAAAACCGTCTACGGCGAAGACACCCTCGGCATCCTCAAGCACTACCCTTCGCCGCAGGCGCTGGTCGATACCTTTATCAACGGACTGTTCGTGCTGCACAAGGACGCCAGCTCCGATTACCTTACCGACCTGCAACCGGTATTCCCGTTCAACCTGAACATTCCCGGTGGCTTTCTATTCCCGCACGGCGTGGAATGGCAGTCAGTGACCCTGAGCAACAAGCGCGTGATCGCCTATCAGCCGGAGTGGTCGGAAACCGATCCCGGCATTCAGTTGAGCCCGTCCAGCTCCAACGTCAACAACCCCGATGACCTGACCGTGACCTACCCGTTCATCGAAGGGCTGGACGTGGACAAGAAGAGCCAGCCACAACCGGTGAGCCTGCAAGGCAAAGTCGAAGTCATCGCGCCGCGTCGCTTGTTCAGCTTCAACCTGAACCAGAAGGATGTCGGCCAGACCCGCACCGACGACAACCTCAGCGTCACTCTGCTGAAGCTTGAAAAGAACTACGCCGAAGTCGAATTCAGCAACAGCCTGCCATTGGCACCTGAGGTCGAGGGTGCGCAGCTCAATCCAGTCATCGTTCAGGCCCGCGACCTCAGCGGGCAATACCTGGTGCGCGCCGGTTCGATCAACGAGAGCCCGGCACAAGTCGCCTTCTACGAGAAACAACTGGCGCATCTGCAACAGCAGAAAACCTGGAGCGAGGCGTTGGAAAAACAGCTCGAGGACGAACAGCAGACCTTCGAGCAGCAGCATCCGCGCCGCTACAACAAGGTCTACTTCAATGGCCCCATCGATACCCTGGAAGTCAGCGTGCTCGATTTCTCATCGGCAACCGTGACTCGCAAGGCGCTGGACCTGCCGGTGCGCACCTTCAGTCAGCACACCACCGAAAAAGCCATCCAGCCGCTGGACCCGGCGGTGGTCGTCTATGACGACCTGGCGCCGAACTGGCTCAAGGGCGCGAGCCTCACCGAGGAAGCGTTGAAGGCCGGCATCCGCATCCATCAGTCCGTGGAGGATCCGAGCGCTGCACGCATCGAGTTCTCTCACCGTCGAACCTTCAACGATGAGCTGCTCGGCGATGACTTCAGCCCCGGCGAGAGTCCCGTGACCTTCTTCACCGAGAAACGCAGCGGCAAACTCGATGAGCCGATCGAACTGCCGCCCGAGGCGTATCAGGTCGATCCGCTGCAAGCGACGATCACTTACGATTTGAACCTGTTTCCGGAAACCCCGGCGATTGCCGTGGGCTCGATGCCATTGTTTCTCGCGACCGTCGACAAGCAAACCTACGACGCCAAGTCCTTGCCCAAAGGCCTGGAGATCAAGAACAACATGCTGGTGGTGGACTTGAAACTGTTCCCGGCCAACGCCTGGCGATTCTTCGTCAAGGACGACAGCGGTAACTACCTGAAACAGATTCTTTCGGTCAGTCACGACGCGAGTGCGGATGGTCCGGCGCTGTTCGGCGTGCATTACTTCTATGGCCGTCCAACGCATGTGGAGACCTATCAGAGAACCGAACTCAATACCGTGCAATACGGCTTTGAGGTCAAGCTCGACAAGGCGCAGCAGTCCGACACCGCGCCATGATTGCGCCTAGTGGTCGAACACGCCGACCGTACGCCCACGCCCGCCATTGATCTGGCGCAGCTGTGCCTGCAGGTGCAGACTCCAGATCTGCGGATCGTCGGCCAGCTCGTAACCGTGCATCGTCAGGCTTTCAACAATGGTGTCGAGAATCGACTCGGCGGCGACCGGCCCATGAAACGGGCCCTGAGCCTTGATGGCGGAAGGTTGTTCACCGGCCATGCCGGCAGCGAAGAGCAAGGTCCACATGCCGTTATCGCCGGCCAACGGCTTGATGGCGCATTCGATGCGGGTCACAAGACCCAGGCATTGACGGGTGAGGCAGAGGTTGCGCGACATGGCGGCGACCCTCGGTAAAACCTGTATTCAGCCCTCACGCGAAGGCTGTTTCGATCCAGTGATACTGTCGATGTCCTTGAGCTGAGAATAGAAGAAAAGTCCGCCGCGCAAGCCGGATGGAACCAGAAGGCGCCGAATGGTCATTGTGTGAATGTTGACGTCAGAGTAGTGGCACTTTTCGTTCGATTACACGCAAAAACAAATGTAGGAGTGAGCCTGCTCGCGATAGCGGTATGTCAGATCAATCATTCGTTGACTGACACTCCGCTATCGCGAGCAGGCTCACTCCTACAGTTTGACCGCGTTGAGGCTTACGCCGGTTTGGCCTCGGCCAACGCCTCCTGCGCCAATTCCTTCTCGGCCTCTTTCAGATCGTCTTCACTGATCATCTCGGCAATCACCCGCAGACGCTCGACCACGCGCGCATTGACGCTGCCCTCAGGGAACTGACCGTCAGCATCCGGCTCACCGGCCGGCTCGCCGACCAACAGGCTCAACGCCTCGTCTGCCTGACGCACCGCGTACACGTGGAACTGCCCGGCGCGCACCGCCGCCAGCACCTTCTCGTCGAGCATCAGCGTGGCGACGTTGGCCTGTGGAATGATCGCGCCCTGCTCGCCGGTCAGCCCGCGGGCTTCGCAGAGACGGAAGAAGCCTTCGATCTTCTCGTTGACCCCGCCGACCGCCTGCACTTCACCGAACTGGTTGATCGAACCGGTGATCGCAAAGCACTGCTTGAGCGGAGTTTTCGACAGCGCCGAAATCAGCGTGCACGCCTCGCCCAGCGACGCACTGTCGCCATCGACATAACCGTAGGATTGCTCC harbors:
- a CDS encoding TIGR00645 family protein gives rise to the protein MERFIENAMYATRWLLAPIYIGLSLGLLALALKFFQEVFHVIPNVFSMAESDLILVLLSLIDMALVGGLLVMVMISGYENFVSELNIDEGKEKLSWLGTMDSSSLKMKVAASIVAISSIHLLRIFMDAKNVDPEHLMWYVIIHMTFVISAFAMGYLDKLTKH